The Pseudoalteromonas sp. N1230-9 genome segment AATAATCGCTGATCACCAAAGGATAGCTGACTAAAAGAGCTATTTTTTTTGTCACTTAAACCCAGCAAAGCTAACCAATTGGTAGCAATTTCTAGCTGTTTATCAGTGGCTTTTTGATAAAGGCCAATACTGTCATAAAAACCCGATACAAGGGTATTGAGTGCAGTGATACTAACCCGATAATCCATATGCAGCGCATTAGAGATATAACCAATGTGCTGTTTAATTTGCCAAATACTCTCACCACTGCCACGCTGAAAACCAAACACCTTAATATCGTTGTTATAACACTGCGGGTTATCGCCAGTGATAAGGTTCAGCAAGCAGGTTTTTCCTGAGCCATTTTTGCCGGTTAACTGCCAATGTTCGCCTTGGTTTATTTGCCAGTTTAGGTTTTCAAAAACCGCCTCACCAGCATAACTCACTGAAGCATTATTTAGTCTTACCAGCATAGGTTCTGTGAGCGGGGGTGCTTGATGATCACTATCTGCGTTAGGTATTCGTAACTCAGTATGAGTTAGATGCAATAGCTTTAGTAAATCATCGCGCTGCTCGGTTGTTGGCTTTGCTAATTGCTGAGCCACATGACCTTCTTTAACATAGCCGTAGTGATCAACAAAATCAGGGATCTCAGTTAATCTATTGAGTACAAAAATGAGGGTTGTTGTTTTACTAAGCTCTGCGAGTAGCTGATTAAGTTCGGCCATTGCCGTGACATCTAAACCATCAAACGGCTCATCAAGCACAAGTAAATCTGGTCTCCCTATCAAAGCTTGAATTAATAATAGCTTACGGGTTTCTCCGGTTGATAAATCGCGAAACGCCTTGCTAAGCTTATCTTTAAAATCAAACATGGCAATTAATTGTTGTAGCAACTTACCATCAAACTGTTGCTCATCACGGCCAGCAATCATAATCTTGTAAACGGTGCTAGAGGCAGTAACACCATCAACAATGTCATCTTGATCTTTTGTTAGCTCAGCCGCAAGGAGCTGCTTTTGGCTGTCTGGCGAGACCAATGCAATTCGCTCAAAGCTATTCTCATAGTGGCCTTGTTCTATTTTTGCAAAGCCAGCAATGGCAGCAGCTACCGCTGATTTACCCGCGCCATTAGCGCCAAGTAAAACCCATTGCTGCAATCGCGATACATTGATATTAAGATCATCTAAATAATAAACATCATTACCCTGCCCCTTTAGGCCAGCTCTAACATTAACCAACTGCACTTGTTGCACGTTGAATCCTCATTCTAAATTACCGTTAGCTTGACGTTACCCCATTCAATAAAAAATTAAAAATCGTTTAAACCTTTTTTGAATACAGCTGCGACTAAGGTATAAAAGGTCATTTACAGGAAAAAAACAATGAAAAAATTACTTTGTGTGGCTGCAATAGGTCTAATACTGGCAACTTCAGACTCTACAGCAAAAGATTCACGAGAGCTCAATCACACCTTTACAATTAATGGCGCAAGCCAGCTTGAAATCGATTTTCCAGTTGGCAGCTTAGAAGTACAAAACTACGCAGGCAGTGAAGTAGTGGTCACAGTGCGTATTGAGCCCAAAAACGATACAGGTTGGTTTGGTTCTGAGATGGACTTATCAGATATTAAACTAAGTCACTCACAAAACGCAGGCTCACTGAGCTTAAAGCTTGATAACGATGACATTCAACAAAATTGGTTAGTAAAAATGCCCAACACAATGGCGATTGATGTAGAGCTCGGTGTGGGTGACATTGAAATAAATGATACAAGCAACTCTGTGGATATTGAGCTTGGAGTGGGAGCTGTGCGTATCGATAGTGCACTTGATGACTACAAACGTATTGAGCTGGAAACAGGTGTGGGTGATACAAAAATTCGTGGCATG includes the following:
- the modF gene encoding molybdate ABC transporter ATP-binding protein ModF, coding for MQQVQLVNVRAGLKGQGNDVYYLDDLNINVSRLQQWVLLGANGAGKSAVAAAIAGFAKIEQGHYENSFERIALVSPDSQKQLLAAELTKDQDDIVDGVTASSTVYKIMIAGRDEQQFDGKLLQQLIAMFDFKDKLSKAFRDLSTGETRKLLLIQALIGRPDLLVLDEPFDGLDVTAMAELNQLLAELSKTTTLIFVLNRLTEIPDFVDHYGYVKEGHVAQQLAKPTTEQRDDLLKLLHLTHTELRIPNADSDHQAPPLTEPMLVRLNNASVSYAGEAVFENLNWQINQGEHWQLTGKNGSGKTCLLNLITGDNPQCYNNDIKVFGFQRGSGESIWQIKQHIGYISNALHMDYRVSITALNTLVSGFYDSIGLYQKATDKQLEIATNWLALLGLSDKKNSSFSQLSFGDQRLLLIARAMIKHPNLLILDEPCLGLDEANRQRVLLLIEKICAAGTSTVVYVNHHASDKITGIEHYLEMADFTKKAP